Proteins encoded by one window of Cystobacter ferrugineus:
- a CDS encoding DMT family transporter, whose translation MSTRRETDAFSFQVMLLLCALWGLQQVAIKLAAQDVAPVLQASLRSGIAALLVGLLMTWRGGWEGLRQGTLPGGLLAGVLFAVEFLLVALSLGYTSAGHVAVFLYTAPVFSALGLHLLLPGERLRPFQWLGIAVCFTGIAVAFIGGTSSAQLNARTLLGDALAVGAGMAWGATTVAVRASRLSEAPASLTLFYQLAVAFVLLLGVALVTGQADHVALTPIAVGSVLFQGVGVSFASYLAWFWLLRRYLASNLAVFSFMTPLFGVTLGVLILDEPLTMNFVLGAVLVLAGIGLVSGAAWLRRLPRRSPSP comes from the coding sequence ATGAGCACCCGCCGTGAAACCGACGCCTTCAGCTTCCAGGTGATGCTCCTGCTGTGCGCCCTGTGGGGCCTTCAGCAGGTGGCCATCAAGCTGGCGGCCCAGGACGTGGCCCCCGTCCTCCAGGCGTCGCTGCGCTCGGGCATCGCGGCGCTGCTCGTGGGCCTGCTGATGACGTGGCGTGGAGGCTGGGAGGGCCTGCGCCAGGGCACCCTCCCAGGAGGGCTGCTCGCCGGCGTCCTCTTCGCCGTCGAGTTCCTCCTCGTCGCGTTGAGCCTCGGCTACACCAGCGCGGGGCACGTGGCGGTGTTCCTCTACACCGCGCCCGTCTTCTCCGCGCTGGGCCTGCACCTGTTGCTGCCGGGCGAGCGGCTGCGGCCCTTCCAGTGGCTGGGCATCGCGGTGTGCTTCACGGGCATCGCGGTGGCGTTCATCGGTGGCACGTCCTCGGCGCAACTGAACGCGCGCACGCTGCTGGGGGACGCACTCGCCGTGGGAGCGGGGATGGCCTGGGGCGCGACCACGGTGGCGGTGCGTGCCTCGCGGCTCTCCGAGGCGCCCGCCAGCCTGACGCTCTTCTATCAGCTCGCCGTCGCCTTCGTGCTGCTGCTCGGCGTGGCGCTCGTCACGGGGCAGGCGGACCATGTCGCCCTGACGCCCATCGCGGTGGGCAGCGTGTTGTTCCAGGGCGTCGGGGTGTCCTTCGCGAGCTACCTCGCCTGGTTCTGGTTGCTGCGCCGCTACCTCGCGTCGAACCTGGCGGTGTTCTCCTTCATGACGCCGCTGTTCGGCGTCACGTTGGGAGTGCTCATCCTCGACGAGCCCCTCACGATGAACTTCGTCCTGGGGGCGGTACTGGTGCTCGCGGGCATCGGGCTGGTCAGCGGAGCGGCATGGCTGCGCCGCCTGCCGAGACGCAGCCCGAGCCCGTAG
- a CDS encoding aldo/keto reductase, with the protein MELNLQSTVMLNNGVEIPRLGLGVYLAARGEETRQAVRSALVAGYRHIDTARVYANERDVGAAVRESGLPREDVFITTKLWNSDQGYDSALKACERSLKELGLEYVDLYLIHWPVPGRRLDSWRALETLLRDGRCRAIGVSNFMEHHLDELLARAQVVPAVNQVEQHPFLYQPSLLRHCADKGIAVEAYSPLTKGLRLTDPRVVEVARRHGRSAAQVLIRWCLQHDMIVIPKSTHAARIRENATVHDFALSPEDMRQLDGLNEDLYTGWDPREVP; encoded by the coding sequence ATGGAACTGAACCTCCAGTCCACCGTGATGTTGAACAACGGCGTCGAGATTCCCCGGTTGGGGCTCGGTGTCTACCTCGCGGCCCGCGGCGAGGAGACGCGCCAGGCGGTACGGTCAGCGCTCGTGGCGGGCTACCGGCACATCGACACGGCGCGCGTCTATGCCAACGAGCGGGACGTGGGCGCCGCGGTGCGCGAGAGCGGTCTGCCCCGCGAGGACGTCTTCATCACCACCAAGCTGTGGAACTCGGATCAGGGCTACGACTCCGCGCTGAAGGCCTGTGAGCGGAGCTTGAAGGAGCTGGGCCTGGAGTACGTGGACCTGTACCTCATCCACTGGCCGGTGCCGGGCCGGCGGTTGGACTCGTGGCGGGCCCTGGAGACGCTGCTGCGGGACGGACGGTGCCGCGCCATCGGGGTGAGCAACTTCATGGAGCACCACCTCGACGAGCTGCTCGCGCGCGCCCAGGTGGTGCCCGCCGTCAACCAGGTGGAGCAGCACCCCTTCCTCTACCAGCCCTCGCTCCTGCGCCACTGCGCGGACAAGGGCATCGCGGTGGAGGCCTACAGCCCCCTCACCAAGGGCTTGCGGCTCACGGATCCCCGCGTCGTGGAGGTGGCGCGCCGGCATGGCAGGTCCGCCGCGCAGGTCCTCATCCGCTGGTGCCTCCAGCACGACATGATCGTCATCCCCAAGTCCACCCACGCGGCCCGCATCCGCGAGAACGCCACCGTCCATGATTTCGCGCTGTCCCCCGAGGACATGCGCCAGCTCGATGGGCTGAATGAAGACCTGTACACCGGCTGGGATCCCCGCGAGGTGCCCTGA
- a CDS encoding LysR substrate-binding domain-containing protein translates to MGYTDLDMDLLRSFVTVVDTGGFTAAGAKLGRTQAAMSIRIKRLEELLERRVFDRGSRLPSLTADGELLLSYARQILKLNDETVQRFAEPDSAGELRLGVAEYFVPQHLPGILSRFSQSHPRVHIQVKVGLNESLFEAQQRGELDVVIALCANPGQGSGRLLRRERLLWVCAREFRVDAAAPVPICTLPPPCIFRARGFEALEALGRAWRVLYTSESIMGVTAAVRAGLGVAALPECCMTESMRVLSVDEGFPELEGIELKLHGESPERGHLMTPLLRFIDESLRPGARASLDH, encoded by the coding sequence ATGGGGTACACGGACCTGGACATGGATCTGCTCCGCTCCTTCGTGACGGTGGTGGACACGGGGGGGTTCACGGCGGCGGGGGCGAAGCTCGGACGGACCCAGGCGGCGATGAGCATCCGCATCAAGCGGCTGGAGGAGCTGTTGGAGCGGCGGGTGTTCGACCGCGGCAGCCGCCTGCCTTCGCTGACGGCCGACGGCGAGCTGCTCTTGAGCTACGCGCGGCAGATCCTCAAGCTGAACGACGAGACGGTACAGCGCTTCGCCGAGCCGGACAGCGCGGGGGAGCTGCGCCTGGGCGTGGCGGAGTATTTCGTGCCGCAGCACCTGCCCGGCATCCTGTCGCGCTTCTCCCAGAGCCATCCCCGCGTGCACATCCAGGTGAAGGTGGGCCTCAACGAGAGCTTGTTCGAGGCGCAGCAGCGCGGGGAGCTGGACGTGGTGATCGCCCTGTGTGCCAACCCGGGGCAGGGCAGCGGCCGGCTGTTGCGCCGGGAGCGGCTGCTCTGGGTGTGCGCGCGCGAGTTCCGGGTCGACGCGGCGGCGCCCGTGCCCATCTGCACGCTGCCGCCGCCGTGCATCTTCCGCGCGCGTGGCTTCGAGGCGCTGGAGGCGCTCGGGCGGGCCTGGCGGGTGCTCTACACGAGCGAGAGCATCATGGGCGTCACCGCGGCGGTGCGCGCGGGACTGGGCGTCGCCGCGCTCCCGGAGTGCTGCATGACCGAGAGCATGCGGGTCCTGTCCGTCGACGAGGGCTTCCCGGAGCTCGAGGGCATCGAACTCAAACTCCACGGCGAGAGCCCGGAGCGAGGCCACCTGATGACGCCCCTCTTGCGCTTCATCGACGAGAGCCTGCGTCCGGGGGCTCGCGCGTCGCTCGACCACTGA
- a CDS encoding zinc-binding alcohol dehydrogenase family protein yields the protein MKAVAYRQSQPITHAESLIDVNVPAPAAPTGRDLLVKVEAISVNPVDVKIRARVDPKGENKQLGWDAAGTVVAVGPEVSLFKVGDAVYYAGSLDRPGTNAELHLVDERIVGHKPRSLNFAEAAALPLTAITAWEMLFDRLRVARGEGSKGGSVLVLGGAGGVGSIAIQLARRLTGLTVIATASRPETQTWVRELGAHHVVDHREPWAAKVKQIVPEGVDYVLALTHTEQHFDEIVEVLKPQGALSLIDDPAEPLPINKLKGKSISLHWEFMFTRSRFQTPDMIAQHELLNEVAQLVDAGQVRSTIKTNLGTINAAHLKQAHELLESGRALGKVVLSGF from the coding sequence ATGAAAGCCGTCGCCTACCGTCAGTCGCAGCCCATCACCCACGCCGAGAGCCTGATCGATGTGAACGTTCCCGCCCCGGCGGCCCCCACCGGGAGGGATCTGCTGGTGAAGGTGGAGGCCATCTCGGTGAACCCCGTGGACGTGAAGATCCGCGCGCGGGTGGACCCGAAGGGAGAGAACAAGCAGCTCGGCTGGGATGCCGCGGGCACGGTGGTGGCCGTGGGCCCCGAGGTGTCGTTGTTCAAGGTGGGAGACGCCGTGTACTACGCCGGCTCGTTGGATCGCCCGGGTACCAACGCGGAGCTGCACCTGGTGGACGAGCGGATCGTCGGCCACAAGCCCCGCTCGCTGAACTTCGCCGAGGCGGCCGCCCTGCCCCTCACCGCCATCACCGCGTGGGAGATGCTGTTCGATCGCCTGCGGGTCGCGCGCGGCGAGGGCTCGAAGGGGGGCTCGGTGCTGGTGCTCGGCGGCGCGGGCGGCGTGGGCTCCATCGCCATCCAACTGGCGCGGCGGCTCACGGGACTGACGGTCATCGCCACGGCGTCCCGTCCGGAGACCCAGACCTGGGTGCGCGAGCTGGGCGCGCACCACGTGGTGGATCACCGCGAGCCCTGGGCCGCGAAGGTGAAGCAGATCGTCCCGGAGGGGGTGGATTACGTGCTCGCGCTCACCCACACCGAGCAGCACTTCGATGAGATCGTCGAGGTGCTCAAGCCCCAGGGGGCGCTCTCGCTGATCGACGATCCCGCCGAGCCCCTGCCCATCAACAAGCTCAAGGGCAAGAGCATCTCGCTGCATTGGGAGTTCATGTTCACCCGCTCGCGCTTCCAGACGCCGGACATGATCGCCCAGCACGAGCTGCTCAACGAGGTGGCCCAGCTCGTGGACGCGGGCCAGGTGCGCAGCACGATCAAGACGAACCTGGGCACCATCAACGCGGCCCACCTCAAGCAGGCCCACGAACTCCTCGAGAGCGGCCGCGCCCTGGGCAAGGTGGTGCTCAGCGGCTTCTGA
- a CDS encoding GyrI-like domain-containing protein translates to MSFKVVPSMTVIAATEWLNVQEIGAWGEKLTPLMMAEIERYGLSTAGPWLFISYGRDGDTSRKFRHDYCVPVSNPERYRGAFQVRTLDPFPCFFTLHTGMPSEENLRAGYGGVAEAITQAGREFSGESREVWHGWTSADSTANAFEIQIGVK, encoded by the coding sequence TTGAGCTTCAAGGTCGTACCATCAATGACAGTCATCGCCGCGACCGAATGGCTGAATGTGCAAGAGATAGGCGCTTGGGGCGAAAAGCTCACGCCACTCATGATGGCGGAAATCGAGCGCTATGGGCTCTCGACGGCTGGACCCTGGCTCTTCATCTCCTACGGACGTGATGGCGACACGAGCAGGAAATTCCGTCACGACTATTGTGTGCCCGTCAGCAATCCAGAGCGGTACAGAGGCGCTTTTCAGGTCCGTACACTCGACCCGTTCCCCTGCTTCTTCACCCTGCACACGGGCATGCCCTCCGAGGAGAACCTCCGCGCGGGCTACGGAGGCGTCGCCGAGGCGATCACCCAGGCCGGGCGGGAATTCAGCGGAGAGAGCCGCGAGGTCTGGCATGGATGGACATCGGCGGACTCCACGGCCAACGCGTTCGAAATCCAGATTGGAGTGAAGTGA
- a CDS encoding transporter substrate-binding domain-containing protein, which translates to MRSSSPPKVRPLRLLAGAVLALLAACAAQPRTLPPSSEPHVLRVGTSSDYPPFSTLSNGQASGFDAELMQAYASDRGYRLEWVRFRWPELVADLGTHRFDVATSGITVRPDRSLTGRYTVPVARNGALLLLRRPAWAPPPASPPEEPLALLRALDRPEFRLAVNRGGHLERVARAHFHHANILAIPDNAAVREALANGEADAALTNTFEGPRWAEGLSGIERVGPFTRDVVALYVEPSRADLAADLDTWLLRQEASGALERVRARHLGPGATGPSATPVDALLAATAERLALMSRVATAKRRANLPIEVPAQEARVLDTARKEVHEAAAALGLAAPKDEAINTFFQAQMDAAKQIQLRAPDSAEAPVHSLDGELRPALARISARISTLVPRVPGGLDREAVRRKAREELASTGLEGAEMDRLADALVELGAAR; encoded by the coding sequence ATGCGCTCATCCTCTCCTCCCAAGGTCCGCCCCCTCCGTCTCCTCGCGGGCGCCGTGCTGGCCCTGCTCGCGGCGTGCGCGGCACAGCCCCGGACCCTCCCGCCCTCGAGCGAGCCCCACGTCCTCCGCGTGGGAACGAGCAGCGACTACCCGCCCTTCAGCACCCTGAGCAATGGGCAGGCGTCCGGCTTCGACGCCGAGCTCATGCAGGCCTATGCGTCCGACCGCGGCTACCGCCTCGAATGGGTGCGCTTCCGCTGGCCGGAGCTGGTCGCGGACCTCGGCACCCACCGCTTCGACGTGGCCACCAGTGGCATCACCGTCCGGCCCGATCGCTCGCTGACCGGGCGTTACACCGTTCCGGTGGCTCGCAACGGGGCCCTGTTGCTCCTGCGGCGCCCGGCCTGGGCACCTCCGCCCGCGAGTCCTCCCGAGGAGCCACTCGCGCTCCTGCGCGCGCTCGACCGGCCCGAGTTCCGCCTGGCGGTGAACCGGGGCGGACACCTGGAGCGCGTGGCGCGCGCCCACTTCCACCACGCGAACATCCTCGCCATCCCCGACAACGCGGCGGTGCGCGAGGCGCTGGCCAACGGGGAGGCCGACGCGGCGCTCACCAACACCTTCGAGGGGCCGCGCTGGGCCGAGGGCCTCTCCGGCATCGAGCGGGTGGGCCCGTTCACCCGGGACGTGGTGGCGCTCTACGTGGAGCCCTCGCGGGCCGATCTGGCCGCCGATCTGGACACGTGGCTCCTGCGACAGGAGGCGAGCGGAGCGCTCGAGCGCGTTCGCGCGCGGCACCTGGGCCCCGGCGCCACCGGGCCCAGCGCGACGCCGGTGGACGCGCTGCTCGCCGCGACGGCCGAGCGGCTGGCGCTGATGTCCCGGGTGGCCACGGCCAAGCGCCGCGCGAACCTCCCCATCGAGGTGCCCGCGCAGGAGGCGCGGGTGCTGGACACCGCCCGGAAGGAGGTCCACGAGGCCGCGGCGGCCCTGGGCCTCGCGGCGCCCAAGGACGAGGCCATCAACACGTTCTTCCAGGCGCAGATGGACGCGGCCAAGCAAATCCAACTCCGCGCCCCCGACAGCGCGGAGGCACCCGTGCACTCCCTCGATGGCGAGCTGCGGCCGGCGCTCGCGCGGATCAGCGCGCGCATCAGCACCCTCGTGCCGCGCGTCCCCGGTGGGCTGGACCGCGAGGCCGTGCGGCGCAAGGCACGCGAGGAACTCGCGTCCACCGGACTCGAAGGCGCGGAGATGGATCGTCTCGCCGATGCGCTGGTGGAGCTCGGCGCGGCGCGTTGA
- a CDS encoding trypsin-like serine peptidase, whose amino-acid sequence MKHFKHGFQVRPFVGAVMCTLTLAAGCGPAAELEAEQGALGEKKSAVVYGTDDRLDVYAHPDATLRARAQQSTVALMHPPLIDATDPNHVVFTGQTLGEGRNLCTTERFRDDPRAAFCSGTLIDDDLVLTAAHCVPTADECANTRFVFNFYRTAEGQLQQVTTQDIFRCTAIVAHELSWYMDYSVLRLDRPATPRFTPAPVRKGNTPLAVGQKLAVIGSSSAIPFKIASGGTVRDANEHSLDFLVSTTDTFAGNSGSAVYEMDNYTVASIAVRGDADYVANGTCNVVNTCPETGCVGEQSTYVYNAIRTLCAVTNNASPRLCADMPPSPARPATSFTYFTGETNNARQNTTDKVISLSAGDVVEVGTCTLPGAFAAGDTSLRFTDAQGTEIAASSCYFKHRVGASGDYTIRAGCTNSDLCGGAVVWKVTPNANLVRGTFSFNLTNTSSGTRNTANQNVTLSYGQVLDVGTCGVEGASGVGDTILRVHESSGMVAAENDDTFGTCGSLSHVVYRVNVLGENMPHQIRVGCFRDTSCSGTASYVIY is encoded by the coding sequence ATGAAACATTTCAAGCACGGGTTCCAGGTGCGCCCCTTCGTGGGCGCGGTGATGTGTACGCTCACGCTCGCGGCGGGCTGCGGCCCGGCGGCGGAGCTGGAGGCGGAGCAGGGCGCGCTCGGAGAGAAGAAGAGCGCGGTGGTCTATGGCACGGACGACCGGCTGGACGTCTACGCCCACCCGGACGCCACGCTGCGCGCGCGGGCGCAGCAGTCCACCGTGGCGCTGATGCACCCCCCTCTCATCGACGCGACGGATCCCAACCACGTCGTCTTCACCGGCCAGACGCTGGGCGAAGGCCGCAACCTCTGCACCACCGAGCGCTTCCGGGATGACCCGCGGGCGGCCTTCTGCTCCGGCACGCTCATCGACGATGACCTGGTGCTCACCGCGGCCCACTGTGTCCCCACCGCCGACGAGTGCGCCAACACCCGCTTCGTCTTCAACTTCTACCGGACCGCGGAGGGCCAGCTGCAGCAGGTCACCACGCAGGACATCTTCCGCTGCACCGCCATCGTGGCGCATGAGCTGAGCTGGTACATGGACTACTCCGTCCTGCGCCTGGACCGGCCGGCCACGCCGCGCTTCACCCCGGCCCCGGTCCGCAAGGGCAACACCCCGCTGGCCGTCGGGCAGAAGCTGGCCGTCATCGGCAGCAGCAGCGCCATCCCCTTCAAGATCGCCTCCGGTGGCACGGTGCGCGACGCGAACGAGCACTCGCTGGACTTCCTGGTGTCCACCACGGACACCTTCGCGGGCAACTCGGGCTCGGCCGTGTACGAGATGGACAACTACACGGTGGCGAGCATCGCCGTGCGCGGTGACGCGGACTATGTCGCCAACGGGACCTGCAACGTGGTGAACACGTGCCCCGAGACGGGCTGCGTCGGCGAGCAGAGCACCTACGTCTACAACGCCATCCGCACCTTGTGCGCCGTGACCAACAACGCCAGCCCTCGGCTGTGCGCCGACATGCCGCCGTCCCCGGCGCGCCCGGCCACCTCGTTCACCTACTTCACGGGCGAGACCAACAATGCCCGACAGAACACGACGGACAAGGTGATCAGTCTCTCCGCGGGTGATGTGGTGGAAGTGGGCACCTGCACCCTGCCGGGCGCCTTCGCCGCCGGTGACACTTCGCTGCGCTTCACCGACGCGCAGGGCACCGAGATCGCCGCCAGCTCGTGTTACTTCAAGCACAGGGTGGGGGCCTCGGGCGACTACACCATTCGCGCCGGCTGCACCAACAGCGATCTCTGCGGTGGCGCCGTGGTGTGGAAGGTGACCCCGAATGCCAACCTCGTCCGGGGCACGTTCTCCTTCAACCTCACCAACACCAGCAGCGGCACGCGCAACACCGCCAACCAGAACGTGACGCTGTCGTATGGCCAGGTCCTCGATGTGGGCACCTGCGGCGTGGAGGGTGCCTCTGGCGTCGGTGACACCATCCTGCGGGTGCACGAGTCGTCGGGCATGGTGGCGGCCGAGAACGACGACACCTTCGGCACCTGCGGGAGCCTCTCGCACGTCGTCTACCGCGTGAACGTCCTGGGCGAGAACATGCCGCATCAAATCCGTGTCGGCTGCTTCCGCGACACGAGTTGCAGCGGGACGGCCTCCTACGTCATCTACTGA
- a CDS encoding RidA family protein: MPVTLINPAGLLNTDALRYRQVAIATGTRQVHIAGQVAYDANGQLVARGDLAGQVAQAFRNVAIALAAAGATFSDVVRLTFYVVDWKREMISDFLAGIEQVAEELKIKPAPASLIGVSVLFEPGVLVEIEATAVVG, translated from the coding sequence ATGCCCGTAACCCTGATCAACCCCGCCGGACTCCTGAATACCGACGCGCTCCGATACCGACAGGTGGCGATTGCCACCGGCACCCGGCAGGTGCACATCGCGGGGCAGGTCGCGTATGACGCGAATGGCCAGCTCGTCGCGCGCGGTGACCTGGCTGGACAGGTGGCGCAGGCCTTCCGCAACGTCGCCATCGCCCTCGCGGCCGCCGGGGCGACGTTCAGCGACGTCGTCCGGCTGACGTTCTATGTGGTCGACTGGAAGCGCGAGATGATTTCCGACTTCCTCGCCGGCATCGAGCAGGTCGCCGAGGAGTTGAAGATCAAGCCGGCGCCGGCATCGCTGATCGGGGTCTCCGTGCTCTTCGAGCCGGGCGTCCTCGTCGAGATCGAAGCCACCGCGGTCGTGGGCTGA
- a CDS encoding LLM class flavin-dependent oxidoreductase: MRLDVFSEMQYPKALWGDGGHEQRLIQETLEQARLADELGYGVWWQVEHHGAVEFSYSSAPELMLTAIATSTKNLHVGHASVLAPSRFNHPIRVAERAAFLDHLSQGRCQLGLARSTVPEWRTFNIPPDSTRGQLQQAFEMIPKMWTREAFSWDSPDFQIKNLNVVPKPYRRPHPPLWQACSSPASFEQAGRNGVGALGVTLWASLEEVAEMIHLYREALRTRCEPVGEFVNDQVAFFTFVHCADSEQEAMENGAARAAAWYTSGSFTFFEAKEQFVKTAAELEALAKDPAGGGLTGQYLRKKDPNAPQSRAQRLLGRVMSDEAVPDQEIWEVLSEQESLIVGTKDQVRRRMKRYEALGIDALMSFHQVGALRHEQVMKSLRLTGELIPEFSAPRVP; encoded by the coding sequence ATGAGGCTGGATGTCTTCTCGGAGATGCAGTACCCGAAGGCGTTGTGGGGAGACGGGGGGCACGAGCAACGGCTGATCCAGGAGACCCTGGAGCAGGCGCGGCTGGCCGACGAGCTGGGCTATGGGGTGTGGTGGCAGGTGGAGCACCATGGGGCGGTGGAGTTCAGCTACAGCTCGGCGCCCGAGTTGATGCTGACGGCCATCGCCACGAGCACGAAGAACCTGCACGTGGGCCACGCGTCGGTGCTGGCTCCCTCCCGGTTCAACCACCCGATCCGCGTCGCCGAGCGCGCGGCCTTTCTCGATCACCTGAGCCAGGGGCGCTGCCAACTGGGCCTGGCGCGCAGCACCGTCCCCGAGTGGCGCACCTTCAACATCCCCCCGGACTCGACGCGGGGGCAGTTGCAGCAGGCCTTCGAGATGATTCCGAAGATGTGGACCCGGGAGGCGTTCTCCTGGGACAGTCCTGACTTCCAGATCAAGAACCTCAACGTCGTGCCCAAGCCGTACCGCCGGCCCCACCCGCCGCTGTGGCAGGCCTGCTCCAGTCCGGCCTCGTTCGAGCAGGCGGGGCGCAACGGCGTGGGGGCGCTGGGGGTGACGCTGTGGGCCTCGCTGGAGGAGGTCGCGGAGATGATCCACCTCTACCGGGAAGCGCTGCGCACCCGGTGCGAGCCGGTGGGCGAGTTCGTGAACGACCAGGTGGCCTTCTTCACCTTCGTGCACTGCGCGGACAGCGAGCAGGAGGCCATGGAGAACGGCGCGGCGAGGGCGGCGGCCTGGTACACGAGCGGCTCCTTCACCTTCTTCGAGGCGAAGGAGCAATTCGTCAAGACGGCCGCCGAGCTCGAGGCGCTGGCGAAGGATCCCGCCGGCGGAGGGCTGACGGGCCAGTACCTGCGCAAGAAGGATCCGAACGCCCCCCAGTCCCGGGCCCAGCGGTTGCTCGGCCGGGTGATGTCGGACGAGGCCGTGCCAGACCAGGAAATCTGGGAGGTGCTCAGCGAGCAGGAGTCGCTGATCGTCGGCACGAAGGATCAGGTGCGCCGGAGGATGAAGCGCTACGAGGCGCTCGGCATCGACGCCCTGATGTCCTTCCACCAGGTCGGTGCCCTCCGGCATGAGCAGGTCATGAAGAGCCTGCGCCTCACGGGCGAGCTGATTCCGGAGTTCAGCGCGCCGCGGGTGCCCTGA
- a CDS encoding energy-coupling factor ABC transporter permease — protein sequence MHLSDGLLPLSHAAAWTAVAAPFLLEAVRSREETSTGARALAGLSGALLFAVTLFPVPVPVVGVTSHLCASPVLALLLGRRRVVLPVLACLLLQALFFAHGGLTTLGANVFTLGVVGPGVALVLARTLSRVRVPAPVALFVACAVADLAVYVADAVMLGLALRGERPFLHWFTTLLLGLAPAQVPLALLEGALSVALVRALARRRPDVVPSWLVLPPASPALGGAVLGLLLLILTPSTSRAEEGGWRGLDEAVLAGTAERAGRQASAPVLELPGELSLFVFSLGTFLAGIQVGRAWARLSSRPEEPHVP from the coding sequence ATGCACCTCTCGGATGGACTTCTGCCCCTCTCGCACGCCGCGGCCTGGACGGCCGTGGCCGCCCCCTTCCTCCTCGAGGCCGTCCGGAGCCGGGAGGAGACCTCCACCGGGGCACGGGCCCTGGCGGGGTTGTCCGGGGCGCTGCTCTTCGCGGTGACCCTCTTTCCGGTGCCCGTACCGGTGGTGGGGGTGACGTCCCACCTGTGCGCCAGCCCCGTGCTGGCCCTGCTCCTGGGGCGCCGCCGGGTCGTCCTCCCGGTCCTCGCCTGCCTTCTGCTCCAGGCCCTCTTCTTCGCCCATGGGGGCCTGACGACCCTGGGGGCCAACGTCTTCACCCTGGGCGTGGTGGGGCCCGGCGTGGCGCTCGTCCTGGCCCGGACGCTGTCGCGCGTGAGGGTGCCGGCCCCGGTGGCCCTCTTCGTGGCCTGCGCCGTGGCGGACCTGGCCGTGTACGTGGCGGACGCGGTGATGTTGGGACTGGCGCTGCGCGGCGAGCGTCCCTTCCTTCATTGGTTCACCACCCTGCTGCTGGGGCTGGCCCCGGCGCAGGTGCCGCTGGCCCTGCTGGAGGGCGCCCTCAGCGTCGCGCTGGTGCGGGCCCTGGCGCGGAGGCGTCCGGACGTGGTGCCCTCGTGGCTGGTGCTGCCTCCCGCCTCCCCGGCGCTCGGGGGCGCGGTGCTGGGCCTCTTGCTCCTGATTCTCACGCCTTCCACCTCCCGAGCGGAGGAAGGGGGCTGGCGCGGATTGGACGAGGCGGTGCTCGCGGGCACGGCCGAGCGCGCCGGACGCCAGGCCTCGGCCCCCGTGCTGGAGCTGCCCGGCGAGTTGTCCCTCTTCGTCTTCTCCCTGGGCACCTTCCTCGCCGGCATCCAGGTGGGACGGGCGTGGGCGCGACTGTCGTCGCGGCCAGAGGAGCCTCATGTCCCTTGA